A genomic window from Eleginops maclovinus isolate JMC-PN-2008 ecotype Puerto Natales chromosome 9, JC_Emac_rtc_rv5, whole genome shotgun sequence includes:
- the LOC134869896 gene encoding uncharacterized protein LOC134869896 isoform X2, with the protein MEFTAALRGLSVSHIMTSLSNTSNCEEDAGFPLLANLQLAAPPSRTNEDMESEMLPQPTTPSPGDHNPATLTLQPKTLPTEGTTEEMVAQDIVEDQTIGDCILEEGLFYVAGWLVRMLQKDQAIQVCHHCEVLLLGSTLHDHSYASPQEHPFLEAKRFTPNANLMRPSTRFFNAVRDLEEAFGRNINTFWPKSGVRQNLEKTLEGTEAFKEFHRDHPEHALLIEEISIKKCTMCRLGAEIRIRNRGLSAINEKKVAEKKVSTFTS; encoded by the exons ATGGAATTCACGGCAGCATTAAGGGGGCTGAGTGTGTCGCATATCATGACATCACTGTCGAACACCTCCAACTGTGAGGAAGATGCCGGATTTCCTCTTCTGGCCAACCTTCAACTCGCCGCTCCACCTTCCAGGACCAATGAGGATATGGAG AGTGAAATGTTACCTCAGCCCACCACTCCATCCCCCGGGGACCACAATCCAGCCACCCTCACTCTCCAGCCCAAAACACTGCCTACAGAGGGGACCACTGAGGAAATGGTGGCGCAGGATATTGTGGAGGACCAG ACCATTGGTGACTGTATCCTCGAAGAGGGGCTATTTTATGTTGCCGGCTGGTTGGTCAGGATGCTGCAGAAGGATCAAGCCATCCAGGTCTGTCATCACTGtgaagtgctgctgctgggctccACACTGCATGATCACAGTTACGCGTCTCCACAGGAGCACCCATTTCTGGAAGCCAAACGCTTCACTCCCAACGCGAATTTGATGAGGCCTTCAACCAGGTTCTTTAATGCGGTGAGGGATCTGGAGGAGGCATTTGGAAGAAACATCAATACCTTCTGGCCAAAGAGTGGGGTACGACAGAACCTTGAGAAGACACTGGAGGGAACAGAGGCCTTCAAAGAGTTCCACAGAGACCACCCGGAACATGCCCTTTTAATCGAGGAAATCtcgattaaaaaatgtacaatgtgtaggCTGGGGGCAGAGATCCGGATAAGAAACAGGGGCCTCTCTGCCATCAACGAGAAAAaggtggcagaaaaaaaagtatctacatttacaagttaa
- the LOC134869896 gene encoding uncharacterized protein LOC134869896 isoform X1, protein MEFTAALRGLSVSHIMTSLSNTSNCEEDAGFPLLANLQLAAPPSRTNEDMEVQSEMLPQPTTPSPGDHNPATLTLQPKTLPTEGTTEEMVAQDIVEDQTIGDCILEEGLFYVAGWLVRMLQKDQAIQVCHHCEVLLLGSTLHDHSYASPQEHPFLEAKRFTPNANLMRPSTRFFNAVRDLEEAFGRNINTFWPKSGVRQNLEKTLEGTEAFKEFHRDHPEHALLIEEISIKKCTMCRLGAEIRIRNRGLSAINEKKVAEKKVSTFTS, encoded by the exons ATGGAATTCACGGCAGCATTAAGGGGGCTGAGTGTGTCGCATATCATGACATCACTGTCGAACACCTCCAACTGTGAGGAAGATGCCGGATTTCCTCTTCTGGCCAACCTTCAACTCGCCGCTCCACCTTCCAGGACCAATGAGGATATGGAGGTGCAG AGTGAAATGTTACCTCAGCCCACCACTCCATCCCCCGGGGACCACAATCCAGCCACCCTCACTCTCCAGCCCAAAACACTGCCTACAGAGGGGACCACTGAGGAAATGGTGGCGCAGGATATTGTGGAGGACCAG ACCATTGGTGACTGTATCCTCGAAGAGGGGCTATTTTATGTTGCCGGCTGGTTGGTCAGGATGCTGCAGAAGGATCAAGCCATCCAGGTCTGTCATCACTGtgaagtgctgctgctgggctccACACTGCATGATCACAGTTACGCGTCTCCACAGGAGCACCCATTTCTGGAAGCCAAACGCTTCACTCCCAACGCGAATTTGATGAGGCCTTCAACCAGGTTCTTTAATGCGGTGAGGGATCTGGAGGAGGCATTTGGAAGAAACATCAATACCTTCTGGCCAAAGAGTGGGGTACGACAGAACCTTGAGAAGACACTGGAGGGAACAGAGGCCTTCAAAGAGTTCCACAGAGACCACCCGGAACATGCCCTTTTAATCGAGGAAATCtcgattaaaaaatgtacaatgtgtaggCTGGGGGCAGAGATCCGGATAAGAAACAGGGGCCTCTCTGCCATCAACGAGAAAAaggtggcagaaaaaaaagtatctacatttacaagttaa